In a single window of the Clarias gariepinus isolate MV-2021 ecotype Netherlands chromosome 16, CGAR_prim_01v2, whole genome shotgun sequence genome:
- the cdc42ep4a gene encoding cdc42 effector protein 4a: MPILKQLVSSSSQTKRRSRMDLTTEMISAPLGDFRHTMHVGRGGDAFGDTSFLSSRSGEPPQDARSNPRSPKLSLLSRTFRSSKRSQSVTRVDQQDGSQLPPGGSPTYVKNALSLPFLNDEAGDTEGGRLLQSLASSPMKQQASNGAAAHGLDLELHERSFGELTELRPSPAYNGGGMKHAESVMSFHVDLGPSMLGDILGVMHKEDDDLGFEEGKNSEGRASPLLSHQEEPEEEEGMRSDEASRREEEEDQEMDLEVEQERTLHAPSSVDLEIKSEVISTPELQGKHLQHSDSCSVSSSGSQAIEDKQPFQPYQVDMDSTNYSYHPVEEGAFSSFLEDEDDEIRV, encoded by the coding sequence ATGCCCATCTTAAAGCAACTAGTATCAAGCTCATCTCAGACCAAGCGACGGTCTCGCATGGACCTCACCACGGAAATGATTAGTGCTCCTTTGGGTGATTTCCGTCACACCATGCATGTGGGTAGGGGTGGCGATGCTTTTGGGGACACGTCGTTTCTCAGCAGCCGTTCTGGGGAGCCTCCACAAGATGCAAGGTCTAATCCCCGCTCTCCCAAGCTGAGCCTACTGTCCAGAACCTTCAGAAGCAGCAAACGCTCTCAGTCCGTCACCCGTGTGGACCAACAGGATGGCTCACAACTACCCCCGGGTGGCTCGCCAACGTATGTGAAGAATGCCCTGTCGCTGCCCTTTCTGAATGATGAGGCAGGGGATACTGAAGGGGGTAGGTTGTTACAGAGCCTGGCCTCCAGCCCCATGAAGCAGCAGGCCTCCAATGGCGCAGCTGCTCATGGCCTAGACCTGGAGCTCCACGAAAGGTCCTTCGGGGAATTGACTGAATTGCGACCTTCTCCAGCTTATAATGGTGGAGGCATGAAGCATGCCGAGTCAGTTATGTCCTTTCATGTGGATCTGGGGCCTTCCATGCTAGGAGACATTCTCGGAGTCATGCATAAGGAAGATGATGACCTGGGTTTTGAGGAGGGCAAAAACAGTGAGGGACGCGCTTCGCCTCTTCTGAGCCACCAAGAAGAaccggaggaggaggaaggaatGAGATCAGACGAGGCGAGTagaagagaagaggaggaggaccaGGAGATGGATCTGGAGGTAGAACAAGAGCGTACTCTTCATGCCCCCAGTTCAGTAGATCTGGAAATTAAGAGTGAAGTCATTAGCACTCCTGAGCTTCAAGGCAAACACCTGCAGCACTCTGACAGCTGCTCTGTCTCCAGCTCTGGCTCCCAAGCCATAGAGGACAAACAACCCTTCCAGCCCTATCAAGTAGACATGGACAGCACTAACTACAGCTACCACCCAGTAGAGGAAGGAGCCTTCTCTTCCTTCTtggaggatgaggatgatgagaTCCGTGTGTGA
- the pmp22a gene encoding peripheral myelin protein 22a has product MLVVLIGTVLFHLLDLILLLISTSVNAWRTDNSNRYDLWYQCSLTNGETGCTNVDYKDALQAVQGLMVLATIFCLLSLILFVWQLFTLNKGGRFFFTAVFQILSSLFVMSAAIVYTVIIPVDLTTEHSFGFAFVLAWLAFPLTLISGLIYIVLRKTE; this is encoded by the exons ATGCTGGTCGTCCTGATCGGAACAGTCCTTTTTCACCTCCTGGATCTGATTCTGCTCCTCATTTCTACATCTGTAAAT GCTTGGAGGACAGACAATTCAAATAGATATGACCTTTGGTATCAGTGCTCACTAACGAATGGAGAAACCGGGTGCACAAATGTTGATTATAAAG atGCACTGCAGGCAGTACAGGGTCTGATGGTCCTAGCCACAATCTTCTGCCTGCTGTCTTTAATCTTATTCGTGTGGCAACTCTTCACTTTGAACAAGGGTGGACGATTTTTCTTCACTGCTGTCTTTCAGATCCTCTCCA GCCTGTTTGTGATGAGTGCCGCTATAGTGTACACGGTGATAATACCAGTAGACCTGACGACAGAGCACTCGTTTGGCTTTGCCTTTGTGCTAGCCTGGCTGGCGTTCCCTCTTACTCTGATAAGTGGCCTCATTTACATCGTTCTAAGGAAGACGGAATGA